A section of the Lepus europaeus isolate LE1 chromosome 19, mLepTim1.pri, whole genome shotgun sequence genome encodes:
- the THAP8 gene encoding LOW QUALITY PROTEIN: THAP domain-containing protein 8 (The sequence of the model RefSeq protein was modified relative to this genomic sequence to represent the inferred CDS: inserted 3 bases in 2 codons; deleted 1 base in 1 codon), with the protein MGCRFPLKDGXWLQAWLRHMGRDWVPSCHQHPCSEHLAPSCSQWRWGVRYLPSIFSRVPPGKVSAGRRTSRRPEEPAAPLPRETAALPRGPAXPASNPVHLLVLGPASRVSEAAATVLLTPLPLPPTPAGPRPGVTAQRAGVGLGAVLGALQRRVRRLQRRHARHQTQLGRALEQLAQQLRGQSLLVRARRGLAPAASTSSQLGCSMAASPGALRLGAWFLGPEESQIVTVICGGPDVAVVLAQGPEAPMLAAKPELQATRPPSA; encoded by the exons atggGATGCAG GTTCCCCCTGAAGGACGG CTGGCTGCAGGCCTGGCTGCGGCACATGGGCCGTGACTGGGTGCCCAGCTGCCACCAGCACCCGTGCAGCGAGCACTTGGCGCCCTCCTGCTCCCAGTGGCGCTGGGGCGTGCGCTACCTGCCCTCCATCTTCTCCCGGGTGCCACCGGGCAAGGTGAGCGCTGG CCGGCGGACCAGCCGAAGGCCGGAGGAACCAGCTGCGCCGCTGCCGCGAGAGACCGCAGCCCTGCCCCGAGGCCCCG GCCCGGCCTCTAACCCGGTGCACCTGTTGGTGCTGGGGCCCGCATCCCGGGTCTCGGAGGCGGCGGCCACCGTGCTCCTGACCCCGCTGCCCCTTCCGCCCACTCCCGCGGGGCCGCGCCCTGGCGTCACTGCCCAGCGCGCCGGGGTTGGGCTGGGCGCGGTGTTGGGAGCGCTGCAGCGGCGGGTGCGGAGGCTGCAGCGGCGCCACGCGCGGCACCAGACGCAGCTG GGGCGGGCGCTGGAGCAGCTGGCGCAGCAACTGCGCGGGCAGAGCCTGTTGGTGCGGGCGCGCCGGGGCCTGGCGCCGGCGGCGA GTACCAGCAGTCAGCTGGGCTGTAGCATGGCTGCTTCCCCTGGGGCTCTGAGACTGGGGGCCTGG TTCCTGGGACCTGAGGAATCCCAAATCGTCACTGTCATCTGTGGAGGGCCTGACGTAGCTGTGGTCCTGGCCCAGGGCCCTGAAGCTCCCATGCTGGCTGCCAAGCCTGAGCTCCAGGCCACTCGGCCCCCCAGTGCATAA